The following are encoded in a window of Brevibacillus ruminantium genomic DNA:
- a CDS encoding P1 family peptidase, translated as MSGTITDVPGLLVGHAEDTDALTGCTVIVLEKPAVCGVDVRGSAPGTRETDLLDPVNMVDSVHAICLSGGSAYGLDAASGVMEYLEEKGMGLDVGFGIVPIVPAAVLFDLSVGNPRVRPSREMGYRAASQASSEQVPEGNVGAGTGASVGKLNGFSQAMKSGIGSSSRKLPNGLVIGAVVAVNAVGHVKDPETGEILAGPRNEAGAIVDSIELMQKHAFSLTPPGTNTTIGVVASNAVITKAEAKKIAQMAHNGLAQTIWPIHTMFDGDTLFALGTGQVAASVDLIGTLSAEVLAEAVVRAVRAAKPAGGLPAHESISK; from the coding sequence ATGTCCGGCACGATTACAGATGTACCTGGCCTTTTAGTCGGCCATGCAGAAGATACGGATGCTTTGACAGGTTGCACGGTGATCGTGCTGGAGAAGCCTGCCGTTTGCGGTGTGGATGTCCGGGGCTCAGCTCCGGGCACCCGCGAAACGGATTTGCTCGATCCCGTCAACATGGTGGACAGCGTTCATGCTATATGTTTGTCGGGCGGCAGTGCTTATGGTCTGGATGCCGCCAGCGGAGTGATGGAGTATCTGGAGGAAAAGGGCATGGGACTCGATGTTGGTTTCGGAATCGTGCCGATTGTCCCGGCAGCCGTTCTATTTGATCTATCCGTTGGCAATCCCCGTGTTCGCCCTTCGCGGGAAATGGGCTACAGGGCGGCTTCGCAGGCTAGCAGCGAGCAAGTTCCTGAAGGCAACGTCGGTGCCGGGACAGGGGCCTCTGTAGGAAAGCTGAATGGTTTTTCGCAAGCGATGAAAAGCGGGATCGGCTCTTCCTCGCGCAAACTGCCAAATGGCTTAGTCATTGGCGCGGTCGTTGCGGTAAATGCCGTCGGACATGTAAAAGATCCCGAGACTGGAGAAATTCTCGCGGGACCGCGCAACGAGGCCGGTGCGATTGTAGACAGTATTGAGCTGATGCAAAAGCATGCTTTCAGTCTGACCCCGCCGGGAACCAATACCACGATTGGGGTCGTTGCCAGCAATGCAGTTATAACCAAGGCGGAAGCGAAGAAAATTGCCCAGATGGCCCATAACGGATTGGCGCAGACGATTTGGCCGATTCACACGATGTTTGACGGCGATACCCTTTTTGCGCTGGGAACAGGTCAGGTAGCAGCCTCCGTCGATTTGATCGGCACTCTCTCAGCTGAGGTTTTGGCCGAGGCCGTTGTTCGTGCTGTCCGTGCAGCCAAACCGGCAGGAGGTCTTCCCGCACATGAGAGCATAAGCAAATAA
- a CDS encoding ECF transporter S component, whose protein sequence is MEKGLTVRKIVIAGVLGAIAILLGVTRLGFIPVPTAAGNATIMHIPAVIGGIMEGWGVGLIIGLIFGVSSFLNATVPLFKDPLVAILPRLFIGITAYFTYVGLRRFNEYTAIGVAGFIGSMTNTILVLFMAVVRGYMPAGVAASVAVMSGIPEAIVSVIVTLAVVVAWKKIGSSGKQKSKISGGL, encoded by the coding sequence ATGGAAAAAGGGTTGACCGTACGCAAGATCGTCATTGCAGGTGTGCTTGGAGCCATCGCTATTTTGCTGGGAGTGACGCGGCTCGGCTTTATCCCGGTCCCGACAGCGGCAGGCAATGCAACGATCATGCATATCCCGGCAGTTATCGGCGGGATTATGGAGGGCTGGGGCGTAGGTTTGATCATTGGCCTTATTTTTGGTGTCTCATCATTTTTAAATGCAACCGTCCCCCTCTTCAAAGATCCGCTGGTCGCAATCCTTCCCCGTCTGTTTATCGGGATTACGGCCTATTTTACCTACGTCGGCTTGCGCCGGTTCAATGAGTACACGGCCATTGGAGTTGCCGGTTTTATCGGTTCGATGACGAATACGATCCTGGTTCTCTTCATGGCGGTGGTGCGGGGGTATATGCCAGCCGGAGTAGCGGCATCGGTTGCGGTCATGAGCGGGATACCGGAAGCGATCGTATCCGTCATCGTCACACTGGCGGTTGTCGTTGCCTGGAAAAAAATCGGTTCATCAGGCAAGCAAAAATCAAAGATTTCTGGAGGTTTGTAA
- a CDS encoding energy-coupling factor transporter ATPase — protein MAKEAIIRVEQVAFSYQMNQEQVIPVLHDVSLEVYSGEYLAIIGHNGSGKSTLSKHLNGILTPQQGDVWVNGINTREKARIYEIRSQVGMVFQHPDNQIVATIVEDDVAFGLENLGVPAAEMNERVNFALEAVGMSEFRHRPPHHLSGGQKQRVAIAGILAMKPQCLVLDEATSMLDSYGRQEILSVVRKLHQEGMTIVTVTHHMSEVAEADRVLVMEGGQIVMEGTPREIFAQQERLHELHLDVPDASRIAGLVHAKNPAFSSAIIHNQEIIDEVKRLHLRRAEASGT, from the coding sequence ATGGCGAAAGAAGCAATCATACGCGTGGAGCAGGTCGCATTTTCCTATCAGATGAACCAGGAACAGGTCATCCCAGTTTTGCATGACGTCTCGTTAGAGGTTTATTCTGGAGAGTATCTAGCTATCATCGGACACAATGGTTCAGGAAAATCAACACTTTCCAAGCATCTGAACGGGATTTTGACTCCACAGCAGGGCGATGTCTGGGTAAATGGGATCAACACGAGGGAAAAAGCACGTATCTACGAAATACGCAGTCAGGTCGGGATGGTCTTTCAGCACCCGGACAATCAAATTGTGGCAACCATCGTTGAGGATGATGTGGCATTTGGCCTGGAAAACCTCGGGGTGCCAGCCGCAGAGATGAATGAGCGGGTGAACTTTGCTCTGGAAGCAGTGGGGATGAGCGAATTTCGGCACAGACCGCCGCATCACCTGTCAGGGGGGCAGAAGCAGCGTGTAGCGATCGCAGGAATCTTGGCGATGAAGCCGCAATGCCTGGTCCTGGACGAAGCGACAAGCATGCTGGACAGCTATGGAAGACAAGAAATTCTTTCCGTCGTCCGCAAGCTCCATCAGGAAGGCATGACGATTGTGACCGTGACTCATCACATGTCAGAGGTAGCGGAGGCTGACCGTGTTTTGGTTATGGAGGGAGGGCAAATCGTCATGGAAGGGACGCCTCGTGAGATTTTTGCCCAGCAGGAGCGCTTGCATGAGCTTCATCTGGATGTTCCGGATGCGAGCAGAATTGCCGGCCTCGTGCATGCGAAGAACCCAGCGTTTTCTTCAGCAATTATCCATAATCAGGAGATTATTGACGAAGTGAAACGATTGCACCTCAGAAGAGCGGAGGCGAGCGGGACATGA
- a CDS encoding energy-coupling factor transporter transmembrane component T family protein: protein MSAEFELTRNITIGQYLPTGSVIHRLDPRYKLAAFVIMILAIAICNTYLGNLFALLVCLLMFNLSRIPLHYGISGVKPAVPFIIILAIMQLLFYGEIANGGTIYFQYGFVTISSEVIRLVVVSAMRFVEVIFLSSVLTLSTSTTELTHGMERLLGPLEKVKFPVHAFALIITIAIRFVPTFAMEMEKMMKAQASRGAEFGTGQWWRIVKRTKDMFPIIVPLFNVALSRAEDLILAMEARCYTPGAARTRYTNYRAAAKDFMAIGVSIVLSAVMLVIPW from the coding sequence ATGTCAGCAGAATTCGAATTGACGAGAAATATTACAATTGGCCAGTATCTGCCTACCGGGTCCGTTATTCATCGGCTGGACCCCCGTTATAAGCTCGCTGCCTTTGTCATCATGATTCTCGCCATCGCCATTTGCAATACCTACCTGGGCAATCTGTTCGCGCTTCTGGTTTGCCTTTTGATGTTTAACCTGTCCCGCATCCCGCTCCACTACGGGATATCGGGCGTAAAGCCGGCCGTGCCATTTATTATTATTTTGGCGATTATGCAATTGCTTTTTTACGGGGAGATTGCCAACGGCGGCACAATCTATTTTCAATACGGTTTCGTGACGATTTCCAGTGAAGTGATCAGACTGGTCGTCGTTTCTGCCATGAGATTTGTCGAGGTCATCTTCCTCTCCAGTGTGCTGACGCTGAGCACCTCTACAACTGAGCTGACGCACGGAATGGAGCGGCTTTTGGGACCTTTGGAAAAAGTAAAATTTCCTGTACATGCCTTTGCTTTAATCATTACCATCGCGATTCGTTTTGTGCCCACCTTTGCCATGGAGATGGAGAAGATGATGAAAGCCCAGGCTTCCCGGGGTGCTGAATTTGGCACGGGGCAATGGTGGAGGATCGTCAAACGCACCAAGGATATGTTCCCTATTATTGTTCCGCTCTTTAACGTCGCTTTGTCACGGGCCGAAGACCTCATTCTCGCCATGGAAGCCAGATGCTATACGCCAGGTGCCGCACGCACTCGCTATACGAACTATCGGGCGGCCGCAAAAGACTTTATGGCGATCGGGGTCAGTATCGTGCTCTCCGCTGTCATGCTGGTCATACCGTGGTAG
- a CDS encoding aldehyde dehydrogenase family protein has product MESASIHLQHYRLYINGEWIETEETIPVTHKYTGNVIATIAKASRQHVEDAVTHALQTFRTSTLTPSERSDILLRASQIAAERRAELELSLVREVGKTRKDARGELDRVINTLRISAEEAKRISGEMVPLAATPGSENRLGFAIRVPKGVIGAITPFNYPLLLSTHKVGPALAAGNTIVLKPATTTPIASFLLVEILEQAGLPKGHVNIVTGSGSQVGDWMLDDPRIAMYTFTGSAEVGTYIKQRSGLRPVALELGNNSPNIVHEDADLALAAKLIAQRSFHNAGQACIAVQRIFVAESVLDRFTDIYLEEVRALQVGDPEHPDTDVGPMISEAEAIRAEQWVQEAVGQGAELLHGGKREGAVLHPTVLTATTPEMKVNCLEVFAPVVTIIPYHSIEEAFAAANDSAYGLQAGIFTNDLNLAMRAAKTLEYGGVIINDVSTYRNDVMPYGGIKNSGLGKEGPHYAIEEMTDLRMVVMNLKP; this is encoded by the coding sequence ATGGAAAGCGCAAGCATACACCTTCAGCACTATCGCCTGTATATCAACGGAGAATGGATCGAAACCGAAGAAACCATTCCGGTTACGCACAAGTACACGGGGAACGTCATTGCCACCATCGCCAAAGCAAGCAGGCAGCATGTGGAGGATGCTGTCACACACGCTTTGCAGACGTTTCGTACCAGCACGCTCACTCCGTCCGAGCGAAGCGATATCCTGCTCAGAGCCAGCCAGATCGCAGCGGAGCGGCGAGCAGAACTGGAGCTGTCGCTTGTCCGCGAGGTTGGAAAAACCCGCAAGGATGCTCGCGGAGAGTTGGATCGGGTGATCAATACCCTGCGAATTTCAGCGGAGGAGGCGAAGCGGATCTCGGGAGAAATGGTACCGCTTGCCGCGACACCCGGCTCGGAGAACAGGCTCGGATTTGCCATTCGGGTGCCCAAGGGCGTGATTGGGGCGATCACTCCGTTTAATTACCCCTTGCTGCTCAGCACACATAAAGTGGGGCCAGCCCTTGCAGCAGGCAATACCATTGTCCTGAAACCAGCGACCACCACCCCGATTGCGTCGTTTTTGCTGGTGGAAATCCTGGAGCAGGCTGGTCTGCCCAAAGGCCATGTTAATATCGTGACCGGCTCAGGCAGTCAGGTGGGGGACTGGATGCTCGATGATCCCCGGATCGCTATGTACACCTTTACCGGCTCAGCGGAGGTAGGGACGTATATCAAGCAGCGGAGCGGACTTCGTCCCGTCGCTTTGGAGCTGGGAAACAATTCCCCCAATATCGTGCATGAGGATGCTGACCTTGCGCTGGCTGCCAAGTTGATTGCACAGCGCAGCTTTCACAATGCGGGTCAGGCTTGCATCGCCGTGCAGCGTATCTTCGTAGCAGAGTCGGTTCTGGATCGCTTTACAGATATATACCTCGAGGAAGTGCGTGCTTTGCAGGTGGGGGACCCGGAACACCCCGATACAGACGTTGGACCGATGATCAGTGAAGCCGAAGCCATTCGCGCTGAACAGTGGGTCCAGGAAGCTGTGGGGCAAGGAGCAGAGCTGCTGCATGGAGGGAAGCGGGAGGGAGCGGTGCTGCATCCCACTGTGCTGACCGCAACGACACCGGAGATGAAAGTAAATTGTCTGGAGGTCTTTGCTCCCGTCGTTACGATCATTCCGTACCATTCGATTGAAGAAGCGTTTGCTGCAGCAAATGATTCTGCCTACGGCCTGCAGGCAGGCATTTTTACCAATGACCTCAATCTGGCCATGCGAGCAGCCAAAACTCTGGAGTACGGCGGTGTGATTATCAATGATGTGTCCACGTACCGAAATGATGTCATGCCGTACGGAGGCATTAAAAATAGCGGACTGGGCAAAGAGGGTCCGCATTATGCGATCGAAGAGATGACCGATCTGCGGATGGTCGTCATGAATCTGAAGCCGTAA
- the msrA gene encoding peptide-methionine (S)-S-oxide reductase MsrA: MLEKATFAGGCFWCMVKPFDDLPGIHQVVSGYTGGVTENPTYEEVCSDETGHREAVQITFDPQIFPYEKLLSLFWMNIDPTDAGGQFHDRGEHYKTAIYYHTEEQRRLAEKSKQELEESGRFQEPIVTEILPAKPFYPAEEGHQAYYKKNPFHYNRYYEGSGRKQFTEEAWRVRKDPEELRKSLSPIQYEVTQNNATERPFTGEYNANNREGIYVDIVSGEPLFSSQDKYDAGCGWPSFTKPLHKHHMNEVLDTSHGMIRTEVRSKYADSHLGHVFNDGPGPSGLRYCINSAALRFIPKEELEAEGYGEYLHLFR; the protein is encoded by the coding sequence ATGCTGGAAAAAGCAACGTTCGCAGGTGGATGCTTCTGGTGCATGGTGAAGCCTTTTGACGATCTGCCCGGCATTCACCAGGTCGTATCCGGTTATACCGGTGGTGTTACGGAAAACCCTACCTATGAAGAGGTTTGCAGTGATGAGACGGGCCATCGTGAAGCTGTACAAATTACCTTTGACCCGCAAATTTTTCCCTATGAGAAGTTGCTGAGCCTGTTCTGGATGAACATTGATCCGACAGATGCAGGAGGCCAGTTTCACGATCGCGGAGAACATTATAAGACAGCGATTTACTATCACACAGAGGAACAGAGAAGGCTGGCGGAGAAATCCAAACAGGAGCTGGAAGAGAGCGGCCGATTCCAAGAGCCGATCGTCACCGAAATCCTGCCGGCCAAGCCGTTTTATCCGGCGGAAGAAGGACATCAAGCGTATTACAAGAAGAATCCGTTCCACTACAATCGCTATTACGAAGGCTCGGGCCGCAAGCAATTTACAGAAGAGGCATGGCGTGTCAGGAAAGATCCGGAAGAGTTGAGAAAGAGTTTATCTCCTATCCAGTATGAGGTTACCCAAAATAATGCAACGGAACGTCCCTTTACGGGTGAGTATAACGCCAATAACCGGGAGGGCATTTACGTGGATATCGTTTCGGGGGAGCCTCTTTTCAGCTCGCAGGACAAATACGATGCCGGTTGTGGCTGGCCCAGCTTTACCAAGCCTTTGCACAAGCATCACATGAATGAGGTGCTGGATACGAGCCATGGGATGATCCGGACCGAAGTGAGAAGCAAATACGCAGATTCACATCTGGGCCATGTCTTTAACGACGGTCCTGGCCCGAGCGGCTTGCGCTACTGTATCAACTCGGCTGCTCTTCGCTTCATCCCGAAAGAAGAGTTGGAAGCGGAAGGGTACGGAGAGTATCTTCATTTGTTCAGGTAG
- a CDS encoding sigma-54 interaction domain-containing protein: MKNNPLIQAIFDASHDGIIAVDQGSTVIWVNKNALEILGLPADIVGEKITRYIPQSDMLRILATGKREIGDIATVLNRQIIINRLPIVIDGQTVGAVSTFKEITDIQKMEMRIRKQSMESGLEAKYRLEDIVGESSAIREVKELADTFGRTDATVLILGETGTGKELFAQGMHHCSPRSAGPFIAVNCAALPGNLLESELFGYEEGAFTGARKGGKAGLFELAHGGTLFLDEIGELSLPIQALLLRVLQEKKVRRIGGERIVPVDVRILAATNRDLEQLIRENSFRSDLYYRLNVLTLELPPLRSRLEDIPALIWSIAHEIAERGDRTIEHVCESVMELFTQYDWPGNVRELRNVVERMILLSKTSRLERSDAAFFEKKLQNLRNTNLSSPAMLDEAELIVQVLQQTRGNRAEAAKRLGIDRTTLWRKMKKYGDKQT; encoded by the coding sequence GTGAAAAACAACCCTCTGATTCAAGCGATTTTCGATGCATCCCACGATGGAATCATTGCCGTTGATCAGGGCTCCACTGTGATCTGGGTGAACAAGAATGCTCTGGAAATTCTTGGGTTGCCGGCAGATATTGTCGGCGAGAAGATTACCCGCTACATTCCCCAATCCGATATGCTGCGTATCCTGGCCACAGGGAAGCGGGAGATCGGCGACATTGCAACCGTGCTCAATCGCCAAATCATCATCAACCGATTGCCGATTGTAATCGACGGACAGACGGTTGGTGCCGTCAGCACCTTCAAGGAAATTACCGATATCCAAAAAATGGAGATGAGGATTCGCAAGCAAAGCATGGAAAGCGGACTGGAGGCAAAGTACAGGCTGGAGGATATCGTTGGCGAATCGAGTGCGATCCGAGAAGTGAAGGAATTAGCTGATACTTTTGGACGAACGGATGCCACGGTTCTTATCCTGGGTGAGACGGGAACAGGAAAAGAGCTGTTTGCTCAAGGCATGCATCACTGCAGTCCACGCTCCGCAGGTCCGTTTATTGCGGTAAACTGCGCAGCACTGCCGGGGAATCTTCTGGAAAGCGAACTGTTTGGCTATGAGGAAGGAGCGTTTACGGGCGCACGAAAAGGAGGAAAGGCCGGTCTGTTTGAACTGGCTCACGGAGGCACGCTTTTTCTGGATGAAATCGGGGAATTGTCTCTGCCGATCCAAGCCTTACTGCTGCGTGTATTACAGGAGAAAAAGGTCAGACGGATCGGAGGCGAGCGCATCGTACCGGTGGATGTAAGGATTCTCGCTGCAACCAACCGCGATTTGGAGCAGTTGATCCGTGAAAATTCTTTTCGTTCCGACCTCTACTACCGGCTCAATGTTCTAACACTAGAGTTGCCCCCGCTTCGCAGCAGGCTGGAGGACATCCCGGCATTAATCTGGTCGATTGCTCATGAAATCGCCGAACGGGGTGACCGGACGATCGAGCACGTTTGCGAATCTGTGATGGAGTTGTTCACGCAGTATGATTGGCCGGGCAATGTACGTGAATTGCGCAATGTAGTGGAACGAATGATTTTACTCAGCAAGACTTCCCGACTTGAGCGGAGTGATGCGGCTTTTTTTGAAAAGAAATTGCAGAATCTTCGAAATACGAACCTTTCCTCTCCGGCAATGTTAGACGAAGCGGAGTTGATTGTGCAGGTGTTGCAGCAGACGCGAGGGAATCGAGCCGAGGCGGCGAAGCGTTTGGGGATCGATCGAACAACGCTGTGGCGAAAAATGAAAAAGTACGGAGATAAACAGACGTAG
- a CDS encoding energy-coupling factor transporter ATPase, whose translation MKQPILITENLSHVYMKGTPLEHRALDEVSIQIEEGECIAIIGHTGSGKSTLIQHFNGLIRPQSGTVIVNGKNVSDPKLDVKALRREVGLVFQNPEDQIFEKLVGDDVAYGPFKMKLPLEEVRRRVEWAMELVGLSFQEMKDRPTFALSGGQKRKVALAGVLSLQPKVLVLDEPTAGLDPRSRNELLERIKRLNTQEGLTVIFVSHNMEEVAHLADRVYVMGQGKAVCEGTPRSIFGNQELLRAHHIGTPQSVDILYRLRQEGYLVNPGAYAVEEAADEIVKLIGR comes from the coding sequence ATGAAACAACCGATCTTGATTACGGAGAATCTGTCGCATGTCTATATGAAAGGAACGCCACTGGAGCATCGAGCTTTGGATGAGGTCAGTATCCAAATTGAAGAAGGCGAGTGTATCGCCATCATCGGCCACACCGGCTCCGGAAAATCTACCCTGATCCAGCATTTCAACGGCCTGATCCGGCCGCAATCAGGCACGGTAATCGTAAACGGAAAGAATGTCTCAGACCCCAAGCTGGACGTAAAAGCCCTGCGCCGAGAGGTAGGGCTTGTCTTTCAAAATCCCGAGGATCAGATCTTTGAAAAACTGGTTGGCGATGATGTTGCCTACGGCCCTTTCAAGATGAAACTGCCTCTGGAGGAAGTGCGGCGACGTGTTGAGTGGGCGATGGAATTGGTCGGGCTCTCGTTTCAGGAGATGAAAGACCGGCCGACCTTTGCCCTGAGCGGCGGCCAAAAACGGAAGGTGGCATTAGCTGGGGTCTTGTCGCTGCAGCCGAAGGTTCTCGTTCTGGATGAGCCGACAGCCGGCCTTGATCCTCGCTCTCGCAATGAACTGCTGGAGCGGATCAAACGTCTGAACACGCAGGAGGGGCTGACGGTTATTTTCGTCTCCCACAACATGGAGGAGGTCGCCCATCTGGCTGATCGCGTCTACGTGATGGGACAAGGAAAAGCTGTCTGCGAAGGCACACCCCGTTCCATCTTTGGCAATCAAGAATTACTGCGCGCCCATCATATCGGAACCCCCCAGAGCGTCGATATTTTGTATCGGCTGAGACAAGAGGGCTACCTCGTCAATCCTGGTGCATACGCCGTGGAAGAGGCAGCAGATGAGATCGTCAAACTGATTGGGCGATGA
- a CDS encoding tartrate dehydrogenase, which yields MKHFSAAVIPGDGIGPEVMDEGLSLLETICEIHGGISFQTEILPWNCRYYQEHGRMMPVDGLEKLQPFDVILLGAIGAPDVPDHISVWELILPIRRSFHQYVNLRPIKLLRGLESPLRYKGHADLDFVVVRENTEGEYSNMGGRLHAGTPYELAVQNNVFTRFGIERIVRFSYELAMATGKRRLTAATKSNGINHSMPFWDEIVNEISQEYLEIQTQLTHIDALAAFFISRPENFDVVVASNLFGDILTDLGAAAVGGLGLAPSGNINPDKTYPSMFEPIHGSAPDIAGKGIANPIATIWSISMMLDHLGERELGKLILESIEGVLVEGKIRTPDIGGRATTREMGEAIREQMYRRGG from the coding sequence ATGAAACATTTCTCTGCTGCGGTGATTCCGGGAGATGGCATCGGACCTGAAGTGATGGATGAAGGGTTGTCTCTGCTGGAAACAATCTGCGAGATTCACGGCGGCATCTCTTTTCAGACCGAAATCCTCCCCTGGAATTGCAGGTACTACCAGGAACACGGCCGTATGATGCCCGTGGATGGACTGGAGAAGCTCCAACCGTTTGATGTCATATTGCTTGGGGCGATCGGTGCGCCCGATGTTCCCGATCACATTTCCGTGTGGGAGCTGATTTTGCCGATCCGCAGAAGCTTTCACCAGTACGTCAATCTTCGTCCGATCAAACTCCTGCGAGGTTTGGAAAGTCCGCTTCGCTACAAGGGGCATGCCGACCTGGATTTCGTGGTCGTCCGTGAAAATACGGAGGGTGAGTATTCCAACATGGGAGGAAGATTGCATGCAGGGACTCCCTACGAGCTCGCCGTTCAAAACAATGTATTCACCCGCTTTGGGATCGAACGCATCGTCCGGTTTTCCTATGAGCTTGCGATGGCGACCGGAAAGAGGAGACTGACAGCAGCCACTAAATCAAACGGAATCAACCATTCGATGCCCTTTTGGGATGAAATCGTCAATGAGATCAGTCAGGAATACCTGGAGATCCAGACGCAGCTCACCCATATCGACGCGCTGGCTGCCTTCTTCATCAGCCGCCCGGAAAATTTTGATGTCGTCGTAGCGAGCAATCTGTTCGGTGATATCCTGACCGACCTGGGTGCTGCTGCCGTCGGCGGCTTGGGCTTGGCACCTTCAGGCAATATCAATCCGGATAAAACGTATCCGTCCATGTTTGAACCCATACATGGCTCCGCGCCTGATATTGCGGGAAAAGGCATCGCCAATCCGATCGCGACAATCTGGAGCATCAGCATGATGCTGGATCATCTGGGAGAAAGGGAGCTTGGCAAGCTGATTCTGGAAAGTATTGAAGGCGTGCTTGTAGAGGGGAAGATTCGAACCCCTGATATTGGGGGCAGGGCCACGACGCGGGAGATGGGCGAAGCCATCCGCGAGCAGATGTACAGAAGAGGAGGATGA
- a CDS encoding SDR family NAD(P)-dependent oxidoreductase: MLLKGKTALVTGGGSGMGKAISKLFNKEGAQVAIVDLNQEAAEWTAKECGTAVLPIQANVAAEEEVERAVNQTVKHFGGVDIVVNSAGVPMAFTPVEEVSIEQWQRTMEVNCTSIFLTAKYTVPFMKQKNSGAILNICSIAGVRARPGLNAYCASKGAAIMLTKALAIELAPYRIRVNGINPGPADTPMLSKFLHGDEEQIQRDTKEIFLSSVPLGSLIQPEDIAEAALYLCSDQAKIVTGEIVNVDGGRGI; this comes from the coding sequence ATGTTGCTGAAAGGAAAAACAGCATTGGTCACCGGCGGCGGCTCAGGAATGGGAAAGGCAATCAGCAAGCTGTTTAACAAAGAGGGAGCACAAGTAGCCATCGTCGATTTGAACCAAGAGGCGGCCGAGTGGACCGCAAAGGAATGCGGCACGGCTGTATTGCCCATTCAAGCCAATGTGGCTGCAGAAGAAGAAGTGGAGCGGGCTGTCAATCAAACTGTAAAGCATTTTGGCGGGGTGGATATCGTTGTCAACAGTGCCGGCGTGCCGATGGCATTTACGCCAGTTGAAGAAGTGTCGATCGAGCAATGGCAGCGCACGATGGAGGTGAATTGCACGTCGATTTTTCTCACCGCCAAATACACGGTACCGTTTATGAAACAAAAAAACAGCGGGGCGATTCTCAATATTTGCTCCATCGCAGGGGTGAGGGCGCGACCCGGGCTTAACGCCTACTGCGCCTCGAAAGGAGCGGCGATCATGCTGACCAAAGCACTGGCAATCGAACTGGCTCCATACCGGATTCGCGTCAACGGCATCAACCCCGGTCCTGCAGATACACCGATGCTCAGCAAATTTTTGCACGGGGATGAAGAGCAAATCCAGCGGGATACCAAGGAAATCTTTCTGAGCAGCGTGCCGTTGGGATCGCTGATCCAGCCCGAGGACATAGCAGAGGCAGCACTTTATTTGTGCAGCGATCAGGCCAAAATCGTGACGGGCGAGATTGTCAATGTGGATGGCGGGCGCGGAATCTGA